A single window of Nicotiana sylvestris chromosome 3, ASM39365v2, whole genome shotgun sequence DNA harbors:
- the LOC104242003 gene encoding uncharacterized protein, producing MPGLAQRNDHQLGGSDSGNGFWSKHNDGIGHNELQKFWSELSPQERQELLRIDKQILFEQARKHMYCSRCNGLLLEGFLQIVMYGKSLQQEGACANHPSGRVRALKNQCDGGLCVTTGCEDDAQDPSVHPWGGLTTTRDGALTLLDCYIYTKSLEGLQNVFDSARARERERELLYPDACGGGGRGWISHGMTSYGRGHGTRETCALHTARLSVDTLVDFWSALGEETRQSLLRMKEEDFIERLLYRFDSKRFCRDCRKNVIREFKELKELKRMHREPRCTSWFCVADTAFQYEVSNDTIHADWHQTFIDNFGTYHHFEWAVGTGEGKCDILDYENVGLSGRVQVNGLDLGGLNACYITLRAWKMDGRCTELSVKAHALKGQQCVHCRLVVGEGFVTITRGESIRRFFEHAEEAEEEEDDNSMDKDGNDLDGECSRPQKHAKSPELAREFLLDAATVIFKEQVEKAFREGTARQNAHSIFVCLALKLLEERVHVACKEIITLEKQMKLLEEEEKEKREEEERKERRRTKEKEKKLRRKERLREKEKDREKKGCESNETNFVPDDSKEEIWRKERLREKENDIEKKSCEPNQTDDVPKEESTPSVDDDESNLISKRGSLSETGEVNRSSPLSPDNEYDLLLDRYHRSNMQIHSDDYPEEFNIKDMNVSSASDHLRYSRRRLKFRNDSQPDSGQKWFDRRRFAVVSESGGVVSKHDPRHYCDDFGASKSTNRLNKQLRNNVAKSNIHNGTSKFAEKLQCSNNKRMNDRYDSAACSCNQHIDYRSKLDPNMAREIQDNKPVSKSASSSDISKQYYHGNKYNQLEYMRENGRRLKNRMTTGNNLSSWDSPVTKKVWEPTESQKKYPRNSSDSDLTLSTETLEDPEYSISNSSEVSSPLQIHHEEKDFQESRKPGSKPESNCRTGFHLEEKSQHYLKYLGGDDENESMQGSSLVSSQRSSSNSDNCSSCLSEGDSNTSFSNPRHPESSSTSDSEDCSQKSEGRGTSEIRNGFADCYEVAQQKGNATGSGVHVECLTPDAARTTTVQNFPVTANSTCSSGNMNGASLGTQPQPVHPPVQNQGIHFPLFQAPAIGYYYQSPASWGVAPANGLMPFPHPNHYVFASPFAYGLNAYTHFMQYGGLQHLTPPVVNPGQFPVYQSVAQTNDTCTKKSANDTTVGGLKDARHEANMQRMGQHATDKPTVEAGQNGKSGSSGFSLFSFTPDPFSLKQGIARNISSDLTADHTEGDGGCIKKDPVEEYNPFANRIEFPFPDIVC from the exons atgccGGGTTTAGCACAGAGAAATGATCACCAATTGGGTGGGTCGGATTCGGGTAATGGGTTCTGGTCAAAGCATAACGATGGCATCGGCCACAATGAGCTCCAGAAG TTCTGGAGCGAGCTATCACCTCAAGAGAGGCAGGAGCTTCTGAGGATTGATAAGCAAATCCTTTTTGAGCAAGCTCGTAAGCACATGTACTGTTCTAGATGCAATGGGTTACTGCTTGAAGGGTTTTTGCAAATTGTCATGTATGGAAAGTCTTTGCAGCAGGAGGGAGCGTGTGCGAACCACCCTTCTGGCAGAGTAAGGGCCTTGAAGAATCAGTGTGATGGGGGTTTGTGTGTGACAACAGGTTGTGAGGATGACGCTCAAGATCCATCCGTCCATCCTTGGGGAGGTTTGACCACAACACGAGATGGAGCACTTACCTTATTGGACTGTTATATATATACAAAGTCCTTGGAGGGGCTTCAAAAT GTGTTTGACAGTGCACGTGCAAGGGAACGGGAGAGAGAACTGCTTTATCCTGATGCATGTGGTGGAGGTGGTAGGGGTTGGATAAGCCACGGAATGACAAGCTACGGCAGAGGGCATGGAACAAGAGAAACATGTGCTCTTCATACAGCTAGGCTTTCCGTCGACACATTGGTGGATTTTTGGTCTGCCCTTGGAGAAGAGACACGACAATCTCTTTTAAGAATGAAGGAAGAGGATTTCATTGAAAGGCTCCTTTACAG GTTTGATAGCAAGAGGTTTTGCAGAGATTGCAGAAAGAATGTTATCCGTGAGTTCAaggagctgaaagaattgaagcGTATGCACAGAGAACCTCGTTGCACTAGTTGGTTCTGTGTTGCAGATACTGCTTTCCAGTACGAG GTTTCTAATGACACAATCCATGCTGATTGGCATCAGACTTTCATTGACAACTTTGGGACATATCACCACTTTGAATGGGCAGTTGGAACTGGAGAAGGAAAATGTGATATATTGGACTATGAAAATGTTGGCTTGAGTGGAAGAGTTCAAGTTAATGGTCTTGACTTGGGTGGTTTGAATGCCTGCTACATCACTTTACGCGCATGGAAAATGGACGGCAGATGTACCGAGCTTTCAGTCAAAGCACATGCCTTGAAGGGGCAACAATGTGTACATTGCAGGCTTGTGGTTGGGGAGGGTTTTGTAACAATAACAAGAGGTGAAAGCATTAGAAGGTTCTTTGAGCATGCTGAAGAAGCTGAAGAAGAAGAG GATGATAATTCCATGGACAAGGATGGAAATGATCTCGATGGTGAATGTTCCCGTCCTCAAAAACATGCGAAGAGTCCTGAACTTGCACGAGAATTTCTTCTAGATGCTGCAACTGTAATTTTTAAAGAGCAG GTTGAAAAAGCTTTTAGAGAAGGAACAGCACGGCAAAATGCACATAGCATATTTGTCTGTCTTGCATTGAAGTTGCTAGAGGAGCGTGTACATGTTGCCTGCAAGGAAATTATTACTTTAGAAAAGCAG ATGAAActtcttgaggaagaagagaaGGAAAAGCGTGAAGAAGAAGAACGCAAGGAGCGGAGGaggacaaaagaaaaggaaaagaaacttcGGAGGAAGGAGAGattaagagaaaaagaaaaggatagaGAGAAGAAAGGTTGTGAATCAAATGAAACTAATTTTGTTCCTGATGATTCAAAGGAGGAGATTTGGAGGAAGGAGAGATtaagggaaaaagaaaatgatATAGAGAAGAAAAGTTGTGAACCTAACCAAACTGATGATGTTCCAAAGGAGGAGTCAACACCTAGTGTTGATGATGATGAGTCGAATTTGATAAGCAAAAGGGGTTCATTGAGTGAAACGGGTGAAGTCAATCGTTCCAGTCCTTTATCCCCGGATAACGAATATGATCTACTTTTGGATAGGTATCATCGCTCGAATATGCAAATCCACTCTGATGACTATCCTGAGGAATTCAACATTAAAGATATGAATGTTTCTTCTGCAAGTGATCATTTGAGATACTCCCGGCGGAGGCTGAAATTTCGAAATGATTCCCAACCAGATTCAGGCCAGAAATGGTTTGATAGACGACGGTTTGCTGTTGTTTCAGAGAGTGGAGGTGTAGTGAGCAAGCATGACCCAAGACATTACTGTGATGACTTTGGAGCTTCTAAAAGTACTAATAGGTTGAATAAGCAACTAAGAAATAACGTTGCAAAGTCCAACATACATAATGGTACCTCCAAGTTTGCGGAGAAGCTCCAATGTTCAAATAATAAGAGGATGAATGACCGATATGACTCTGCCGCTTGCAGCTGTAACCAACACATCGATTATAGATCGAAGTTGGATCCAAATATGGCCAGAGAAATACAAGATAACAAACCTGTGAGTAAGTCAGCATCTTCATCAGATATCTCCAAGCAGTATTATCATGGAAACAAATATAATCAACTCGAATACATGCGAGAAAATGGTAGAAGACTCAAAAACAGAATGACTACAGGTAATAATCTCTCCAGCTGGGATTCTCCTGTTACTAAGAAAGTATGGGAGCCAACAGAATCACAGAAGAAGTATCCAAGAAACAGCTCTGACTCTGATCTTACATTGAGTACTGAAACTCTAGAGGATCCAGAATATTCGATTTCCAATAGTTCGGAAGTATCTAGTCCTCTTCAGATCCATCATGAAGAAAAGGACTTTCAAGAATCAAGAAAACCTGGCTCCAAACCAGAAAGCAACTGCAGAACTGGTTTTCATTTAGAAGAGAAGTCCCAGCACTATTTGAAATATTTAGGAGGAGATGATGAAAATGAGTCGATGCAGGGGTCTTCTTTGGTTTCATCACAGAGAAGCTCTTCTAATTCTGATAATTGCTCATCCTGCCTTAGTGAGGGAGACAGCAATACATCCTTTTCAAATCCTCGACATCCAGAATCATCATCAACGTCAGATTCAGAAGATTGCAGCCAAAAGTCAGAAGGAAGAGGAACTTCAGAAATTAGGAACGGCTTTGCTGATTGTTATGAAGTTGCGCAACAAAAGGGGAATGCTACTGGTAGTGGTGTTCATGTTGAGTGCCTTACACCAGATGCTGCAAGAACAACTACAGTGCAAAATTTTCCTGTAACAGCTAATTCAACTTGCAGTAGTGGAAATATGAATGGGGCTTCTCTTGGAACTCAACCTCAACCTGTGCATCCACCAGTCCAAAATCAAGGCATACACTTCCCTTTGTTTCAAGCTCCTGCAATTGGTTATTATTATCAAAGTCCGGCTTCTTGGGGAGTAGCTCCTGCGAATGGCTTAATGCCATTTCCTCATCCAAACCACTATGTATTTGCTAGCCCTTTTGCTTATGGTCTGAATGCTTATACGCATTTCATGCAGTATGGCGGCCTACAGCATCTGACCCCTCCTGTTGTCAATCCTGGTCAATTCCCTGTTTACCAGTCAGTTGCTCAAACAAATGACACGTGCACAAAGAAAAGTGCTAATGATACAACTGTTGGTGGGTTAAAAGATGCCCGTCACGAAGCTAATATGCAGAGGATGGGGCAGCATGCAACAGATAAACCAACTGTAGAAGCAGGTCAAAACGGGAAGTCTGGAAGTTCGggcttctctcttttctctttcacTCCTGATCCCTTTTCTTTAAAACAAGGGATTGCGAGGAATATTTCTTCAGATTTGACAGCTGATCACACTGAGGGTGATGGTGGCTGCATTAAGAAAGATCCAGTTGAAGAGTACAACCCGTTTGCAAACCGGATTGAGTTTCCTTTTCCTGATATAGTTTGTTGA